Proteins co-encoded in one Cupriavidus metallidurans CH34 genomic window:
- a CDS encoding GMC family oxidoreductase — MTQNEKLAGDTPAVAAFDYIVVGAGSAGCAVAARLAEDAGVTVALLEAGPSDHHFSVWTPVALAAVVPKAGPRNYAYRSVPQPGLNGRRSYQPRGRGLGGSSSINGMVYIRGHRKDYDTWAQLGCQGWGYEDVLPYFRRSETNHALDDRHHGKDGPLHVNELRTPNPFSARFIEAAMQAGIPFNRDFNGAEQDGAGYYQVTQRNGERWNSARAYLHHGDANDGTFSGGRRNLTVWTDTQVQRIVFEGRRAVGVSITRAGVTQVLRARREVIVSGGAFNSPQLLLASGIGPAAHLRDLGIDVVHDLPGVGENLQDHLDIAVCHQVPSPQLFGYSLRGAAKMLGQWRQYRRDRTGMFSSNLAEAGAFLRSRRELAEPDLQFHFVPGLSSTHTGMRRRDLKHGFTGLACLLRPESRGHVRLNSADTRDAPLIDPRFLSAESDMAGMVACFRLMRRILAQPALASAQGRELLTEEIGPGDGDEAAIRAYVRRHADSVFHAIGTCKMGVDAMAVVDPSLRVHGVEGLRVVDASIMPTLIGGNTNAPAMMIGEKAADLIRSGA; from the coding sequence GTGACCCAAAATGAAAAACTCGCCGGCGATACGCCAGCGGTGGCGGCCTTCGACTACATCGTCGTCGGCGCAGGATCAGCCGGGTGCGCCGTCGCGGCGCGGCTGGCAGAGGATGCCGGCGTGACCGTGGCCCTGCTTGAAGCTGGCCCGAGCGACCATCACTTCAGCGTCTGGACGCCGGTGGCCCTCGCCGCGGTCGTCCCGAAAGCCGGTCCGCGCAACTACGCCTATCGCTCCGTGCCGCAGCCGGGGCTCAACGGCCGGCGCTCCTACCAGCCGCGCGGGCGCGGTTTGGGCGGCAGCTCGTCGATCAATGGCATGGTCTATATCCGTGGCCACCGCAAGGACTACGACACCTGGGCGCAACTGGGCTGCCAGGGCTGGGGCTATGAGGATGTGCTCCCCTACTTCCGTCGCAGCGAAACCAACCATGCGCTCGATGACCGGCACCACGGCAAGGACGGCCCGCTGCACGTCAACGAGCTGCGCACGCCCAACCCGTTTTCCGCGCGCTTCATCGAGGCCGCGATGCAGGCCGGCATCCCGTTCAACCGCGACTTCAACGGCGCCGAACAGGACGGCGCCGGCTATTACCAGGTAACACAGCGCAACGGCGAGCGCTGGAACAGCGCGCGCGCCTACCTGCACCATGGCGATGCCAACGATGGCACCTTCAGCGGCGGCCGCCGCAACCTGACGGTCTGGACGGACACGCAGGTGCAGCGCATCGTGTTCGAGGGTCGCCGCGCGGTCGGCGTCAGCATCACGCGCGCCGGCGTCACACAGGTGCTACGCGCGCGCCGCGAAGTGATCGTCAGCGGCGGCGCCTTCAACTCGCCGCAGCTTCTGCTCGCGTCCGGTATCGGCCCTGCTGCCCATCTGCGCGATCTCGGCATCGACGTCGTACACGACCTGCCCGGCGTGGGCGAAAACCTGCAGGACCACCTTGACATCGCTGTGTGCCATCAGGTGCCGTCGCCGCAGCTTTTCGGATACTCGCTGCGCGGCGCGGCCAAGATGCTGGGCCAGTGGCGCCAGTATCGACGCGACCGCACCGGCATGTTCAGCTCCAATCTTGCCGAAGCAGGCGCCTTCCTGCGCAGCCGGCGGGAACTGGCCGAGCCCGACCTGCAGTTCCACTTCGTGCCGGGGCTTTCCTCGACGCATACCGGCATGCGACGCCGCGACCTCAAGCATGGCTTCACCGGCCTGGCCTGCCTGCTGCGCCCCGAAAGCCGCGGCCACGTGCGGCTGAACAGTGCCGATACCCGCGACGCGCCGCTGATCGATCCGCGCTTCCTTTCCGCCGAATCGGACATGGCAGGCATGGTCGCCTGCTTCCGCCTGATGCGCCGCATCCTGGCGCAGCCGGCACTGGCTTCCGCGCAAGGCCGTGAACTGCTCACCGAGGAGATCGGCCCCGGCGACGGCGACGAAGCCGCCATCCGCGCCTATGTGCGCCGTCATGCGGATTCGGTCTTCCACGCTATCGGAACTTGCAAGATGGGCGTGGATGCAATGGCCGTGGTCGACCCGTCCCTGCGTGTGCACGGCGTGGAAGGCTTGCGCGTGGTCGACGCCTCGATCATGCCGACGCTGATCGGCGGCAACACCAACGCACCTGCCATGATGATCGGCGAGAAGGCCGCGGACCTGATCCGCTCGGGCGCCTGA
- a CDS encoding aldehyde dehydrogenase family protein, giving the protein MKTLDRFYIDGQWVTPAAAARSMPIVNPATEEVAGHVTLGSAEDVNRAVAAARAAFPAWSETSREERLALLERITALYKARLGDFAEAVRTEIGAPVSLCNTLQAPIGLAHLGAATETLRAFQFETAHGNNYVRHEPIGVAALITAWNWPLSLICAKVAAALAAGCTIVLKPSEIAPLDAALFAEVMHEAGTPAGVFNMVFGDGQEVGARLAAHPDVDVISITGSTRAGIAVAQAAAATVKRVHQELGGKSPLLILDDADLQAAVAQGVGHVMLNSGQTCIAPTRMLVPRDRYDEAVRVAAATANALQVGDPAEPGTRIGPISNKAQYEKVQRMIGTGIEEGARVVAGGPGRPDGLTRGFYARPTIFADVDNSMTIAREEIFGPVLVMIPYDDEAQGVDIANDTPYGLAAYVASGDPARARRVAARLRAGSVRINGGQVDLSMPFGGYRASGNGRENGAHGLAEYLEVKAVTV; this is encoded by the coding sequence GTGAAGACACTCGACAGGTTCTACATCGACGGCCAATGGGTCACGCCAGCCGCCGCAGCCCGCAGCATGCCCATCGTCAACCCGGCCACGGAAGAGGTTGCCGGTCACGTCACGCTGGGCAGCGCGGAAGACGTCAACCGCGCCGTGGCCGCGGCACGTGCAGCGTTCCCGGCATGGTCCGAGACCAGCCGTGAAGAACGTCTGGCGCTGCTGGAACGGATCACCGCGTTGTACAAGGCACGCCTGGGCGACTTCGCTGAGGCGGTGCGCACCGAGATCGGCGCGCCGGTCAGCCTCTGCAATACGCTGCAGGCCCCGATCGGACTCGCCCATCTGGGCGCCGCCACCGAAACGCTGCGCGCCTTCCAGTTCGAAACCGCCCACGGCAACAACTACGTGCGCCATGAACCGATCGGCGTGGCTGCGCTGATCACGGCCTGGAACTGGCCGCTGAGCCTGATCTGCGCCAAGGTGGCCGCCGCGCTGGCCGCCGGCTGCACCATCGTCCTCAAGCCATCCGAAATCGCGCCGCTCGACGCGGCCCTGTTCGCCGAGGTGATGCACGAGGCAGGCACCCCTGCCGGCGTATTCAACATGGTGTTCGGCGATGGTCAGGAAGTGGGCGCGCGGCTTGCCGCCCACCCCGACGTGGATGTGATCTCGATCACCGGCTCCACCCGCGCGGGTATTGCCGTGGCGCAGGCCGCAGCCGCCACGGTCAAGCGCGTGCACCAGGAGCTTGGCGGCAAGTCGCCGCTGCTGATTCTGGACGACGCCGACCTGCAGGCCGCCGTTGCCCAAGGCGTCGGCCACGTCATGCTGAACTCCGGGCAGACCTGCATCGCGCCCACCCGGATGCTGGTGCCGCGCGATCGCTATGACGAAGCCGTGCGCGTGGCGGCCGCCACCGCCAATGCGTTGCAGGTCGGCGACCCCGCCGAGCCGGGCACGCGCATCGGTCCCATCTCCAACAAGGCGCAGTACGAAAAGGTCCAGCGCATGATCGGCACCGGCATCGAGGAAGGCGCCCGCGTCGTGGCGGGTGGACCGGGCCGGCCGGACGGGTTGACCCGTGGTTTCTATGCGCGGCCGACCATCTTCGCCGACGTCGACAACAGCATGACGATCGCGCGCGAGGAGATCTTCGGACCGGTGCTGGTCATGATTCCGTACGACGACGAAGCACAGGGGGTCGACATCGCCAATGACACGCCATACGGGCTCGCCGCGTATGTGGCATCGGGCGACCCTGCCCGCGCGCGGCGCGTAGCGGCGCGTCTTCGTGCCGGTTCGGTCCGCATCAACGGCGGCCAGGTCGACCTGTCGATGCCGTTCGGTGGGTACCGCGCATCCGGCAATGGCCGTGAGAACGGCGCGCACGGGCTGGCCGAGTATCTCGAAGTCAAGGCCGTGACGGTCTGA
- a CDS encoding CaiB/BaiF CoA transferase family protein, which translates to MGVLSGIRVIEFEAIGPGPFGAMLLADMGADVLRIDRPVAPTDLGPQRGPGKRIDVTGRGRRSVTIDLKQPEGQQAALELIAKADVVIEGFRPGTMERLGLGPAIALARNPRLIYGRMTGWGQTGPMADRAGHDLNYIALSGVLSGIGRAGEAPVPPLNLVGDYGGGGMLLALGVVSALLNVHRGGKGQVVDAAMIEGAAQLGAVIWGLIASGNWRESRGSNLLDGGTPWYDSYCTRDGQYMSVGAVESRFYAELIEKLGLAGETLPGQHDRAGWPTLRRRFTEVFLTRTRDEWCAIFDGSDACVAPVLTFSEAPDHPQHRARGSFIEVDGVVQPGPAPRFLGTPSEVRHAAPARGQHGGAALREWGFDDAAIAKLRAQGLGFVEAQP; encoded by the coding sequence ATGGGCGTCCTCAGCGGTATCCGCGTCATCGAATTCGAAGCCATCGGCCCTGGGCCGTTCGGCGCCATGCTTCTGGCCGACATGGGCGCGGACGTGCTGCGCATCGACCGGCCCGTGGCCCCCACGGACCTGGGCCCGCAGCGCGGCCCCGGCAAGCGCATCGACGTCACGGGGCGTGGCCGCCGCTCGGTCACCATCGACCTCAAGCAGCCGGAAGGCCAGCAGGCCGCGCTGGAACTGATCGCCAAGGCCGATGTGGTGATCGAGGGATTCCGCCCCGGCACCATGGAACGCCTTGGGTTGGGCCCCGCCATCGCGCTGGCGCGCAATCCGCGCCTGATTTACGGCCGCATGACCGGCTGGGGCCAGACCGGTCCGATGGCCGACCGCGCGGGGCACGACCTCAACTACATTGCGCTGTCGGGCGTGCTGTCGGGGATCGGCCGTGCCGGCGAGGCCCCGGTTCCGCCGCTGAACCTGGTGGGCGATTACGGTGGCGGCGGCATGTTGCTGGCGCTTGGCGTGGTATCCGCCTTGCTCAACGTGCATCGTGGCGGCAAGGGTCAGGTGGTGGATGCGGCGATGATCGAAGGCGCCGCGCAGCTTGGCGCGGTGATCTGGGGCCTGATTGCCTCGGGCAACTGGCGCGAGTCGCGTGGCAGCAACTTGCTGGACGGCGGCACCCCCTGGTACGACAGCTATTGCACCCGGGATGGCCAGTACATGTCGGTGGGCGCCGTGGAGTCGCGTTTCTACGCTGAACTGATCGAAAAGCTTGGCCTGGCCGGCGAGACCCTGCCCGGCCAGCACGACCGCGCCGGCTGGCCCACCCTGCGCCGCCGCTTCACTGAAGTATTCCTGACCCGTACGCGCGATGAGTGGTGCGCGATCTTCGACGGCAGCGATGCCTGCGTGGCGCCGGTGCTGACCTTTTCCGAAGCGCCGGACCATCCGCAGCACCGCGCGCGCGGCAGCTTCATCGAAGTGGACGGCGTGGTGCAACCCGGCCCAGCGCCGCGCTTTCTCGGCACCCCGTCCGAAGTCCGCCACGCAGCCCCGGCACGTGGCCAGCATGGCGGCGCCGCGCTGCGCGAATGGGGATTCGACGACGCCGCAATTGCCAAACTGCGCGCGCAGGGCCTCGGCTTTGTCGAGGCGCAGCCATGA
- a CDS encoding PaaI family thioesterase: MSAPMLVLLPATSDTPHGFRRVRSSPGFMTTCGEFYVHESEPILATRITTAHLNAQDIVHGGFLATLADSAYGVVLRRTNPELIPRTAQLSVSYLGAVCEGDFVEARVTLHKIGKRLVNGSCDVYVGDRMVLQTTAVFSVVAA; encoded by the coding sequence ATGAGCGCGCCGATGCTGGTCCTGCTGCCGGCCACCTCGGACACGCCGCACGGCTTCAGGCGCGTGCGGTCCAGCCCGGGCTTTATGACGACCTGCGGCGAGTTCTATGTCCACGAGAGCGAGCCAATCCTGGCCACGCGCATCACGACTGCCCACCTGAACGCGCAGGACATCGTCCACGGCGGCTTTCTGGCCACGCTCGCCGATTCTGCGTACGGCGTGGTCCTGCGGCGCACCAACCCCGAACTGATCCCCCGCACGGCGCAACTGAGCGTCAGCTACCTTGGCGCCGTGTGCGAGGGCGACTTCGTGGAGGCACGGGTCACGCTGCACAAGATCGGCAAGCGGCTCGTGAATGGCAGTTGCGATGTGTATGTGGGGGACCGGATGGTGCTGCAGACGACAGCGGTGTTCTCGGTGGTCGCTGCTTAG
- a CDS encoding LuxR C-terminal-related transcriptional regulator — translation MPSHKLMPPRLGGGIAMRDALLARLHEARHAALVVLAASPGYGKTTLLAQWRQQLVGARARVGWLSLGPELDAPTRFCAAIAASVASVVQGDVSPSSRHDPTEALIAALAAVPDELYLMLDGAEYLRDTGAWAVLQALIDARLPRLHLALATRCRPALRLGQLGAEGVVVEFDDESLAFTLAETRACLPPESGQAASVRLMEATRGWPAGVRMLAGGRAPDDSRAALDAYWSEVVAPGLSVGQARLLRWLAWLDRWTPELAAEVTGVPRAAECARSLVGQGIFIGPARAHAGWHTLHPLFADWLRRSMPLAGADRLALHRRAVAAWLRVGSSGEALDHAMRADDGGLVAHVVREAMPAMPALSQLRALPDWIDQAGVKHVVDEPALWLAAAWACTVAARLGEAERWLAMVAGCDDVAPQVALVRASIAFQKDDPATMDVWLARLGGHALPHPSLEHIRAALAVRCGAMLHRPEFPPVPRLEAAPHDELVAMAHGAAALTMLLRGDARRAQAIGMPAARMAQQIHGRRSVSACVCAVPVAAALLEQDRAEEAAEMMACWLDLAHHSSPDVMIVATLCQARLQWLAGDQHGARATLAEAQAHAAGRGLMRVQLRLLAQRVVFAIQAGDLRHAGLLQDELDALAATLDASDMRAREVGTIAALSRVRVALSAGNPVGALAALEPVRSDNAGALVLIDLLFARVNAALDRPQLVVRHLESALAAGLRLGLLRMLRDEPGIPALLDCVQPSGDAVRDNWLGRVRAAKDQLQQPATCLPMIRRRRRDGEPEHLTPRERDIVALLEQSMSNKRIALVLNLSVDTVKWNLRQIYAKLGVSTRYEVILAVRNRALRTGTA, via the coding sequence GTGCCTTCCCACAAGCTCATGCCGCCCAGGCTGGGCGGCGGCATCGCCATGCGCGACGCGCTGCTGGCGCGGCTGCATGAGGCGCGCCATGCGGCGCTGGTGGTGCTGGCTGCCAGCCCGGGGTACGGCAAGACCACGCTGTTGGCGCAGTGGCGCCAGCAACTCGTGGGGGCGCGCGCGCGCGTGGGCTGGCTCTCGCTCGGCCCGGAACTTGACGCGCCGACGCGGTTTTGCGCAGCCATCGCGGCCAGCGTGGCCAGCGTAGTACAGGGCGACGTGTCGCCATCATCCCGGCACGACCCGACCGAAGCCCTGATCGCGGCGCTGGCCGCGGTGCCCGATGAACTCTATCTGATGCTCGATGGCGCGGAGTACTTGCGCGACACCGGCGCATGGGCCGTGTTGCAGGCCTTGATCGACGCGCGCCTGCCGCGCCTGCATCTGGCGCTGGCCACGCGCTGCCGTCCGGCCTTGCGTCTTGGGCAGCTTGGGGCGGAGGGCGTGGTGGTCGAATTCGACGACGAATCGCTGGCCTTCACCCTGGCCGAAACCCGAGCGTGCCTGCCGCCCGAATCGGGTCAGGCCGCGAGCGTGCGGTTGATGGAGGCTACCCGCGGCTGGCCGGCGGGCGTGCGAATGCTGGCTGGGGGGCGCGCGCCCGACGATTCGCGCGCGGCGCTCGACGCGTACTGGTCCGAAGTGGTGGCGCCAGGGCTGAGCGTGGGACAGGCGCGGTTGTTGCGCTGGCTCGCATGGCTCGACCGCTGGACGCCGGAACTCGCCGCCGAGGTCACGGGTGTGCCTCGCGCCGCCGAATGCGCGCGGAGTCTGGTCGGGCAGGGGATCTTCATCGGCCCAGCCCGGGCGCACGCGGGCTGGCATACGCTCCATCCGCTGTTTGCCGACTGGCTGCGGCGGTCGATGCCGCTTGCCGGTGCAGACCGGCTGGCGCTGCACCGGCGAGCCGTCGCCGCGTGGCTGCGGGTCGGTAGCAGCGGTGAGGCGCTGGACCACGCCATGCGTGCCGACGATGGCGGGCTCGTGGCGCACGTCGTGCGCGAAGCCATGCCGGCGATGCCGGCGCTGAGTCAGCTTCGCGCGTTACCGGACTGGATCGATCAGGCTGGCGTCAAACATGTGGTCGACGAGCCCGCCCTGTGGCTGGCCGCGGCCTGGGCTTGCACCGTTGCGGCACGTCTGGGCGAGGCGGAGCGCTGGTTGGCCATGGTCGCCGGGTGCGACGATGTTGCCCCGCAAGTCGCGCTGGTCCGCGCGAGTATCGCGTTCCAGAAAGATGACCCTGCCACCATGGATGTCTGGCTGGCCCGGCTCGGCGGCCATGCACTGCCGCATCCGTCGCTGGAGCACATTCGCGCCGCGCTGGCGGTGCGATGCGGGGCCATGCTGCATCGGCCCGAGTTTCCGCCGGTGCCAAGGCTGGAAGCGGCGCCTCATGATGAACTGGTGGCGATGGCGCATGGCGCGGCCGCGTTGACCATGCTGCTGCGCGGGGATGCGCGCAGGGCTCAGGCTATCGGGATGCCGGCGGCACGCATGGCGCAGCAGATTCATGGCAGACGTTCGGTGAGCGCTTGCGTATGCGCGGTGCCGGTAGCGGCCGCCCTGCTCGAACAGGACCGCGCCGAGGAAGCTGCCGAGATGATGGCCTGCTGGCTCGACCTGGCCCATCACTCCTCGCCGGACGTGATGATCGTGGCCACGCTGTGCCAGGCACGGCTGCAATGGCTGGCCGGCGACCAGCATGGCGCTCGCGCGACGCTGGCCGAGGCGCAGGCCCACGCGGCGGGGCGGGGGCTGATGCGGGTGCAGTTACGTCTGCTGGCGCAGCGGGTGGTGTTCGCCATTCAAGCCGGGGACTTGCGGCATGCTGGCCTGCTGCAGGACGAACTCGACGCGCTGGCCGCCACGTTGGATGCATCGGACATGCGCGCCCGGGAGGTCGGCACGATCGCGGCGTTGTCGCGCGTGCGCGTGGCGCTGAGTGCCGGCAACCCGGTTGGGGCGCTGGCCGCGCTGGAGCCGGTCCGCTCCGACAACGCCGGCGCGCTGGTCCTGATCGATCTACTGTTCGCGCGTGTGAATGCCGCCCTGGACCGGCCACAACTCGTGGTGCGCCATCTTGAATCGGCACTGGCCGCGGGGCTGCGGCTTGGCCTGTTGCGCATGTTGCGCGATGAGCCGGGCATTCCGGCGCTGCTCGACTGTGTGCAGCCATCGGGCGACGCGGTGCGCGACAACTGGCTGGGCCGGGTGCGCGCCGCGAAGGATCAGCTCCAGCAGCCCGCCACGTGCCTGCCGATGATTCGGCGGCGCAGGCGTGACGGCGAGCCGGAGCATCTGACCCCGCGCGAGCGCGATATCGTCGCGCTGCTCGAGCAGTCGATGTCGAACAAGCGCATCGCGCTGGTATTGAACCTGAGTGTCGATACGGTCAAGTGGAACCTGCGCCAGATCTACGCCAAGCTGGGCGTTTCCACGCGCTACGAAGTCATACTGGCCGTGCGCAACCGGGCGCTGCGCACGGGTACCGCCTGA